Proteins from a genomic interval of Labeo rohita strain BAU-BD-2019 unplaced genomic scaffold, IGBB_LRoh.1.0 scaffold_45, whole genome shotgun sequence:
- the LOC127160758 gene encoding gastrula zinc finger protein XlCGF49.1, with amino-acid sequence MTPIKEESEDMTIAEAFKHEDTEEQTDLMALKEESKDLNGIEEKDLIEKRDFMTGEKSFSCSQAENPQKTGTRSYFTCPQCKKTFNKKGNLNVHMRIHTGEKPFNCKQCGKSFPRKENLKTHMRIHTGEKPFTCNQCGKSFTHKGTLYTHMTVHTGENPYTCKLCGKTLNRKGNLQTHMRMHTGEKPFTCDQCGKCFTRKESLNYHMKIHLRESCFTCQQCGISLTDAERLKRHIKTHIEHKPFMCHHCGISCTNKSGLKTHMRIHI; translated from the exons ATGACACctattaaagaggagagtgaagacatgACGATTGCAGAAGCATTtaaacatgaagatactgaggaacaaacag ATCTGATGGCGCTGAAAGAGGAGAGTAAAGATCTGAATGGAATAGAAGAGAAAGATCTGATTGAGAAACGTGATTTCATGACTGGAGAAAAATCTTTTAGTTGTTCACAGGCTGAAAACCCCCAGAAGACAGGAACTAGAAGTTATTTCACCTGCCCACAATGTAAAAAGACATTCAATAAAAAAGGAAACCTTAATGTCCATATGAGAattcacaccggagagaagcctttcaactgcaaacagtgtggaaagagctttCCGCGAAAAGAAAATCTTAAGactcacatgagaattcacactggagagaagccttttaCATGTAATCAGTGTGGTAAGAGTTTCACACATAAAGGAACCCTTTATACCCACATGActgttcacactggagagaaccCTTACACTTGCAAACTGTGTGGAAAAACTTTGAATAGAAAAGGAAATCTTCAGACTCACATGAGGAtgcacactggagagaagcctttcacatgtgatcagtgtggaaaaTGTTTCACACGTAAAGAAAGCCTTAATTACCACATGAAGATTCACTTAAGAGAGAGCTGTTTTACCTGTCAACAGTGTGGAATTAGTTTGACAGATGCAGAACGCCTTAAGAGGCACATAAAAACTCACATCGAACATAAGCCTTTTATGTGCCATCACTGTGGAATAAGTTGCACAAACAAATCTGGCCTCAAGACTCACATGAgaatacacatttaa